One genomic region from Capra hircus breed San Clemente chromosome 6, ASM170441v1, whole genome shotgun sequence encodes:
- the NKX6-1 gene encoding homeobox protein Nkx-6.1, whose protein sequence is MLAVGAMEGPRQSAFLLSSPPLAALHSMAEMKTPLYPAAYPPLPAGPPSSSSSSSSSSSPSPPLGAHNPGSLKPPAAGGLSALGSPPQQLSAATPHGINDILSRPSMPVASGAALPSASPSGSSSSSSSSSTSASAAAAAAAAAAAAASSPAGLLAGLPRFSSLSPPPPPPGLYFSPSAAAVAAVGRYPKPLAELPGRTPIFWPGVMQSPPWRDARLACTPHQGSILLDKDGKRKHTRPTFSGQQIFALEKTFEQTKYLAGPERARLAYSLGMTESQVKVWFQNRRTKWRKKHAAEMATAKKKQDSETERLKGASENEEEDDDYNKPLDPNSDDEKITQLLKKHKSTGSGGGGGGLLLHASEAEGSS, encoded by the exons ATGTTAGCGGTGGGGGCGATGGAGGGCCCCCGGCAGAGCGCGTTCCTGCTCAGCAGCCCGCCCCTGGccgccctgcacagcatggcagaaatgaagacccCACTGTACCCCGCCGCCTACCCCCCGCTGCCCGCCGGCCccccctcctcctcgtcctcctcgtcctcctcgtcGTCGCCCTCCCCGCCTTTGGGCGCCCACAACCCGGGCAGCCTGAAGCCCCCAGCCGCGGGGGGGCTCTCGGCCCTGGGCAGCCCCCCGCAGCAGCTCTCGGCCGCCACCCCGCACGGTATCAACGACATCCTGAGTCGGCCCTCCATGCCGGTGGCCTCAGGGGCCGCCCTGCCCTCCGCCTCGCCCTCCGGGTCCTCTTCATCCTCCTCTTCCTCGTCCACCTCCGCTTCGGCTGCTGCGGCGGCAGCCGCAGCggcggccgccgccgcctcgTCGCCCGCGGGGCTCCTGGCCGGTCTGCCCCGTTTCAGCAGCCtgagcccgccgccgccgccgcccgggctCTACTTCAGCCCCAGCGCCGCGGCGGTGGCCGCCGTGGGTCGGTACCCGAAGCCGCTCGCCGAGCTGCCCGGACGGACGCCTATCTTCTGGCCGGGAGTGATGCAGAGCCCACCCTGGAGGGACGCCCGCCTGGCCTGCACCCCTC ATCAAGGATCCATCTTGTTGGACAAAGACGGGAAGAGGAAACACACGAGACCCACGTTCTCGGGCCAGCAGATCTTTGCCCTGGAGAAGACTTTCGAACAAACGAAATACTTGGCGGGGCCGGAGAGAGCTCGCTTGGCCTATTCTTTGGGGATGACAGAGAGTCAGGTCAAG GTCTGGTTCCAGAACCGCCGGACCAAGTGGAGGAAGAAGCACGCAGCCGAGATGGCCACGGCCAAGAAGAAGCAGGACTCGGAGACCGAGCGGCTGAAAGGGGCCTCGGAGAACGAGGAGGAGGACGACGACTACAACAAGCCCCTGGACCCCAACTCGGACGACGAGAAAATCACGCAGCTGCTGAAGAAGCACAAGTCGACCGgcagtggcggcggcggcggcgggctccTGCTGCACGCGTCCGAGGCCGAGGGCTCGTCCTGA